The following proteins are co-located in the Defluviitalea raffinosedens genome:
- a CDS encoding bifunctional cystathionine gamma-lyase/homocysteine desulfhydrase has translation MDIRSLAIHGGITGDPYTGAVTVPIYQTSTYAQESVGKHRGFEYSRTGNPTREALEKLIADLEEGYRGFAFSSGMSAISSVLMLLKSGDHILVSDDVYGGTFRVIDKVFKNFNLEYDFIDTSNIDKVRNGIKANTKMIYIETPTNPLMKLTHIRSIVELAKEKEILTVVDNTFATPYLQRPITQGADIVLHSATKYLGGHSDLVAGLVVVNNKELGDRMHFIQNSVGAILGPFDSWLLIKGIKTLPVRMDRHCENAEQIVNWLSNQSWVKKIYYPGCNGSQEIFKSQMSRAGGMISFEVDSEATVEKVLSNLKIITLAESLGGIESLISVPAQMTHASIPEEKREKLGITNRLIRLSVGIEYVEDIIKDLDISLK, from the coding sequence ATGGATATTCGGTCTTTGGCAATACATGGAGGAATTACCGGGGATCCTTATACGGGAGCTGTAACCGTTCCCATTTATCAAACGTCTACTTATGCCCAGGAAAGCGTGGGAAAACACCGGGGATTTGAGTATTCGCGAACGGGCAATCCCACAAGGGAAGCTTTAGAAAAGCTGATCGCGGATCTGGAAGAAGGCTATAGAGGATTTGCCTTCAGCTCAGGAATGTCTGCCATTTCATCTGTCTTAATGCTTTTAAAATCGGGAGATCATATTCTGGTCAGCGACGATGTATATGGAGGCACCTTTAGAGTCATTGATAAGGTATTTAAAAACTTTAACTTAGAGTATGACTTTATAGACACCAGCAACATCGACAAAGTAAGAAACGGCATAAAAGCCAATACGAAAATGATCTATATAGAAACCCCAACCAATCCTTTGATGAAATTAACCCATATTCGTTCTATCGTAGAATTGGCAAAAGAAAAAGAGATTCTTACCGTAGTTGACAATACTTTTGCGACACCCTATCTTCAAAGGCCTATCACTCAAGGGGCAGATATCGTACTTCACAGTGCAACAAAGTATCTAGGGGGCCATAGTGATTTGGTTGCCGGACTGGTTGTTGTAAATAATAAAGAGCTGGGAGACAGGATGCACTTTATTCAAAATTCTGTAGGAGCGATCTTAGGCCCCTTTGACAGCTGGCTTTTAATCAAAGGGATTAAAACATTACCTGTTCGTATGGACAGACACTGCGAAAACGCAGAACAAATTGTAAACTGGCTTTCAAATCAAAGTTGGGTAAAGAAAATCTACTATCCAGGCTGCAATGGCTCACAGGAGATCTTTAAAAGTCAGATGTCAAGAGCCGGAGGAATGATTTCTTTTGAAGTAGATTCTGAAGCTACTGTAGAGAAAGTCTTATCCAATTTGAAAATCATTACCCTGGCGGAAAGCCTGGGAGGCATAGAAAGCTTAATCAGCGTACCGGCCCAAATGACCCATGCATCCATTCCGGAAGAAAAAAGAGAAAAATTAGGTATTACCAACAGACTGATCAGATTGTCCGTAGGAATAGAATACGTGGAGGATATTATAAAAGATTTAGATATTTCTTTGAAATGA